One part of the Streptomyces ferrugineus genome encodes these proteins:
- a CDS encoding SDR family NAD(P)-dependent oxidoreductase, translating to MTDTTRFAAHAVLITGAARGIGAATALRFAQEGARVLLTDRDGPEVEETAAELRGRGLVARALVCDVADRDSVEAAVTRAVEVFGSLDVLVNSAACCTPDTELFEDGPDEAWASDLDITLTGTYRCCRAALPHLAATGRGAIVNIGSVNALQDFGNHGYSAAKAALGSLTRTLAGHAAARGVRVNLVTPGTVRTSAWQGRDAELDAVRGLYPLGRVGEPEDIAAAVAFLASRDAAWITGTTLTVDGGLTAVNTGFRAAVRRPGDDA from the coding sequence ATGACGGACACGACGCGCTTCGCGGCTCACGCAGTCCTGATCACCGGCGCGGCCCGCGGCATCGGCGCCGCCACCGCGCTCCGGTTCGCCCAGGAGGGCGCGCGCGTCCTGCTGACCGACCGGGACGGACCCGAGGTCGAGGAGACGGCGGCGGAGCTGCGGGGGCGCGGACTCGTGGCGCGGGCGCTGGTGTGCGACGTCGCCGACCGCGACTCCGTCGAGGCGGCCGTGACCCGCGCCGTGGAGGTCTTCGGCTCGCTCGACGTCCTCGTCAACAGCGCGGCCTGCTGCACACCCGACACCGAGCTCTTCGAGGACGGCCCGGACGAGGCGTGGGCCAGCGACCTCGACATCACCCTGACCGGCACCTACCGCTGCTGCCGCGCCGCCCTCCCGCACCTGGCCGCCACGGGGCGCGGCGCCATCGTGAACATCGGCTCCGTCAACGCCCTCCAGGACTTCGGCAACCACGGCTACAGCGCGGCGAAGGCCGCCCTGGGCTCCCTCACCCGCACGCTCGCGGGCCATGCCGCCGCCCGCGGCGTCCGGGTCAACCTGGTGACGCCGGGCACGGTGCGCACCTCGGCGTGGCAGGGGCGGGACGCGGAGCTGGACGCGGTCCGCGGGCTGTACCCCCTGGGCCGGGTCGGCGAACCCGAGGACATCGCCGCGGCGGTGGCCTTCCTGGCGTCGCGCGACGCGGCCTGGATCACCGGCACCACCCTCACCGTCGACGGCGGCCTCACCGCGGTCAACACCGGATTCCGGGCCGCGGTCCGGCGCCCGGGCGACGACGCCTGA